In Epinephelus lanceolatus isolate andai-2023 chromosome 7, ASM4190304v1, whole genome shotgun sequence, the genomic stretch GGCTTGTGCTGTGCATTTATTCTCAAATATATAATGTTTTGGAAGCTGCAGCTTTCTTATTACGACCTGTTTATTGTCTTTTGACTGCATTGTACTAATTGGAGCAGCGTGTTGTTGCCCAGTTGGCTCTGTGTCATGGATGTCGACGTTGTTTTGTCTCATAAAAATACTGGATTAACATTCCAGTCGTCAGATAATGTGGTCTCAGTAGAAATATGTGGTCTTACTTTGGGAGAAAATGACTTCAGGGCACATTGTACAGCCTCTTAGAAACTTTCAATTAGCCTGTGATCTACTGAGATAGTTTACCAGCATTCAGGGGAACAATTCATTTTGAACTGTCTCTTCTGAcaatgacaaaacaactgtaaaaTATTCTAACCCTTAATATAAAGGACTATTTGAAAAGAGAATTAAAACAGATAACAGTGCAGAGCTCGATGACAGTACAGTAACAGTACACAAGCACAAATGTAGAGCTGCTCACCCAGCTGTGGATCCATTTGTCACAATGAAGCCAAACCGGTCTGTCTCAGGTTCAAGACCAACCTCTGACCCCACATCAGATCCAGAGCTGTCCTCTTCACTGAGGTTCTTCTGAGCCGGACCCGTTTGACTTGACATCTTACTGACAGAGAAGAGGAGGCTCTTGTTATTCTGCATATTACCGTGTCGTCTATCATCATGATTATGTAAGGCTGATGCCTCCTACATGTAGATATATCAAACATGGTCATTACCTTaacaacatccaaaaacactgcTCTGACTGGAGTATGTTTAGGTAGTATGCTGAGTACATGCTTTACTacaccccttaaaatcaagCTTATGACATCTGCTGGCCCAGTTTTGTTAAAATTAGTATAAAGTAGTTTACACCAGCTTCCTTCCATCCAACCATAAACACAACTGCAGCAAGAGGACAGTCGTTAAATATCCTGATAAATATTAATTTAAGCAAAATTACCTTTCACATTTCCGTCATGTTTGATCACTCGGCTGTTGAAGTGGTGAAGTGTGAGACTCCAGTGATGAGGAAGACaaacttcctctctctctctctctctctctctctctctctctctctctctctcacacacactcacacacacacacacacacacacacacacacacacctttcaaTTAAATTCAATAGACTTTATTGGCCTGACATTTAACATGTGTTGTCAAAGCACAATTAAAGGACAGTAAATCAACAGCTGATCTGACACTACATGATGCCCCATAAATCAACTTCCTGTTGActtttacagcagtaaaatggaCTATTTGCGGActatattctgtatttttagcTGACATGGGAGTGGCACTCAGTTACACAAACATGATTCATCAAACATGACATCAGCAGAGTGATGATAAATTTATAATACACTCAGATCATTTATGTCCTTTAAAGTGCTTCCTCTTGTATGAACAATATGTATGCTGCTTTTACTTGCTGTAGGAAATACCGTCTCGAAGGCATGAATGGGAAGTTAACGAGGAGCACCTGAATGCAACATTAATACAATTGCGCAGTTCACGGACCGCTGTCTGCATGCCTGTTGCTCATCACAAACTTGTGACAGAGGTAAGTCTcgtaaaataatattataaaggCGAATAGGTTTATGTTGACGATTGGTTTGGGCTTCCGGAATAGAAATGACATTGAATTTATTGAGCTGTTACTCGTAGTCTGCAAAATTAGCCTAATTTAACCAGATAATATGACAGTTAAGTTGGTGAGCGACGTTGTTATAGTATATTTTAATGTCCGGGTCCACAATGTGGTGCTACTGAACATTTAACGTCTGAATAATTAACGTTAAAACCAAATAAAGGTTTTTAAGAAAACTGCGTTGTCATGTAATCACGGCTTAATTTGCtaacataatataatatgtaaCGGCGCGTTCAAGTCATATCGTATAGACCATAAACACGGTTTGCTAAGTTCAATGTGTAGCGGAAATGATGCCTACAAATCATGCTACAATCTAGTTATGAAAAATCGACAAAAAACGCATTGTCAGCAGAAACATTACATTTCTATATAAGCATTTTTACAGTTAAACCAGCTAAATAAACTGGGCAATGCATGCTGCCATTTGTTTATAATTAATTTCACCTAAAATCATGATAAAACAAATATCTAGTTACGTTTATATGACGTGTCTGCGGGGTAACAATTTAAGTAATCATGGATGCTTTCAAACCGTGTAAAACTACAAACTGGACATGTTCCCATTCTTCCTATTCTGCCGGCATGCCGTGAATGTGGCACGCCGCTGATGTAACGGCAGGGATTTGGGGCGCAAGATTAGAGGCTGTGTTGTGCACTAGTTTGCGTGTGCCTGACGTAGTATgcacttgttttttcttttgctaaGTACGTTTAGTGTAATACTACTGATAATAATGAACTAGAGGATTCACGTGCCCAGTTAGCCATAGTCTCCCTTCCTTCCACACCCCTCCCTTGGTTTCAGTGAGGAGTTTTAGTCTATGTTGCATTAATGGAGGTTTCCTGTATCCACAATATACATTAATCCTGTTGCTAGTTTAAACTGTTTCACTGTGCTTTACACTGTTTTCTCTGCTCAGATGTCTACCACACTGAGTCTGCGTCTCCTCCACTGCTACTCAAAGCCAGGTACTACTGAAGCAGGTGTCTTAAAACAAAGGTTAAgggaataacattgatcatcttgttacaatgcacgtttctgctgggaaacttttGCCCTACCACAAAACTGCTCAGAAATGGCCTgaagaatgtgacaaagagttCAAGACTTCATCTTGActtccaaattccccagatgtCAGTCTGAATGAGCAGTGTCAGAAGCCCCACGGTGGATCGTACTCAGCTCTGTCCTGTTGAGCCATGGACACAGGACCACAGGAGGTGTCCTGCAGTGTCTGGCACTAGTGCATTGGCagcagatcctttgagtcctctGGGCTGTGAGGTAGGGTACCGGCATATCCCATGGATGCTAAATCAGAtcgggatctggggaatttgaagGCCAAGTTGACACCTCAAGctttttgtcacattcctcgGGCCATTCTTGAGAGGTTTATGCAGTGTATCATCCTACTGTCAAGGAGTGCTGTTTCCATAGGGTGGCATGCTTGGTCTGAAACAGTGTTTAGGTGGTGCGTGTCGAGTGACATCCACATGAGTGCCAGGCCCCAGGGTTTCCCAGAAAATCATTAtgttgtaacaagatgatcaatgttgttcacttAACCTGTCATTGATTttgatgttttggctgatcaggtATACGCCCAACATGATATGCATCATCTGATTACGTTTGTATGTCTCTCCAGGCACATTTGGTCCAGGGGTTATTCGTCCATTCAGTCTCAGTGTGCAGAGAGAAGGCTACAGTAAGTACTGCTACAATCCAAGCTGTTCATATATGTCATTCTTAGTGAGTGACCTCATGTGTTTGAAATGATCTAACCATTCACTCTGATCTCTTTTTATTCTCCTGCAGAGTATGTTAATGCTCAGGAGCCGGTGACAGACCTGAGGTCCATCACCGACCGGGCGGCCACAACCCTCCTTTGGACCGAACTTTTTAGAGGTCGCACATACTGTGATTGCTATGCAGATAGCGTATGTCGTGCTGAGGCCTAAAAGCCTAAagttattctatatttttgttaCCGTGGACCAACAATTGATTTATCCTACCAAGATGTATTGTCTGTGTAGTCAAAGCCTGATGGAGCTACTAGATCTcaaaaaaactattaaaaacatatAGATGAGTCAAACCATTGGATGACTTGATCCTTCACTACAGTGAACACAGCCACTGTAGCCTGAGTCAATCCTACATACACCACCTTTCTTTTGCTATAAATACTCACTAGTACACCAAATATGCAATAATATAAGGGTGAAAATAGTCTTTTTGGTTTATTATTTGATTTGACTTTGGCATAAAATCAACTACAactacaaaatgttttttttataagtaCATAACAACCATACCATTTCCTCCAGTTTGTGTGACATTTGCTGAAAACTGTActgcccagctgttttaggaaataaTTGTccctttttataaataaaaccatATATTAAACATGACCTATGAGCTCGGGGCCTTATGCCACAGATAGGATGGGGAAGTCACAGAATTATAAAATTTCTTGACCATAAAAAATAGCAATAATTAAGTGAGTTATTACTCTTTGAACACCTTCCTGCAGGTTTGGCGATGACCATGAGTTACCTGTTCCGTGAGCCTGCCACCATCAACTACCCCTTTGAGAAGGGCCCTCTGTCACCCCGCTTCCGTGGAGAGCACGCGCTCCGCCGCTACCCTAATGGAGAGGAGCGCTGCATTGCTTGTAAGCTGTGTGAGGCCATCTGCCCTGCTCaggtgaacacaaacacacagtcatttcCTCTTATAAAGATAAAGCAGTATTACTGTAGTGTACTTTTAGGCCAGTCAGTCATTATCAGCAGCTCTTTGATGCTTCTCTCTACATTTTTGTCCTCACTCACTTTTAGTGGACACATATTCCAAGCTGTCCTCACTATAGGATGACCTTCTTTACTATAAAGTGTCCTGCAGTGTCCTTAGGCAGCAGCAAACACAACTAATGTGGGATGCTTGGAGACGTAGTATTAAGGGAACAATCATCTAAAACATCTGGGTATTTTCTGAGTGACAACTGCTCAGAAGTTATGAAAGTCTTCTTAAGTGTGTGGTCAAATTCATGATGCTAATATTTGAACACACTTTTCACATCATACCTACAGTACATCCTCTGTTCTGTTAATGCTATAATTTGATTTCAACAGACTAGTACGTTTCTCCACCTGTGCTCAGTTAATTTCACAATACCTGCTGTGTCTGTCTCGTCTGACTTTGTTATTTGTCTcttcccttttctctctgtgtggaACCCAGGCCATTACCATTGAAGCTGAGACTCGAGCTGACGGCAGCAGGAGAACTACACGCTATGACATTGATATGACCAAATGTATCTACTGTGGCTTCTGCCAGGAAGCCTGTCCTGTTGATGCCATTGTTGAGGTAAGAATGAGCTTATCCTGTTCACTGAATGTTAGATTCTATGGAGCTGAACCAAGTTGGCTGTTAGCACTGACTGAATGTATTTCTGTTACTCAAAATACGtatttaaagaagtatttcacagcTGGAATGatgatcttttcataaaactaggctgtctatgcagGAGAAAGACACAAATGCTTTTGAAATCGGGGCTACATGACCAAGGAAAAATACTGGAGACAGCATGGTGCCTACTTCCTGTTCATAacttctcatattacagccaaacagtgcactaaaatatgtttctggagaCATtctaggcaagaaataggcaatgcagtaacagaatcttggtttgaTCAGGGCTGCCTAGTTTCAgcatttgatctgagtttgagagagacaaAGGGAGACTGCTTTTTCTCTCAATCTGCTTCTATACTCATGTCTGTCTGGCAAATATCAGATCATAATCAGTTTCACATTTACATGCCCAGTATTTATTTGCTATGCATGCCAGCATCTACAGTAAGTATGTGACACTAGGCTTCAGTATGCTTCAAACGAAGTACTTGTCAAATCGGGACATTAAACAGCATCTGACCTACAAagggaaaaaatgtatttaataattAATGGGGAATTATGAACTCAACccaccattaaacaataaatgtaaaacaTTGAAACTACATATCATCTGTGTGTGGATTTAAACCTATAGATGGTTAATGTGAATTTTTTCCTCTGTGTCGCCCTCAGGGTCCAAACTTTGAGTTCTCCACAGAGACCCACGAGGAGCTCCTGTACAACAAAGAGAAGCTGCTCAACAATGGAGACCGATGGGAGGCTGAGATAGCGGCCAACATAAAGGCAGACTACTTGTACAGATAAATCTGTACACTGCCAGCGGAGATGTGTCATACATCATAAAAATGATATATCTTATTATCCTCCTATGCATTAAAGAGATTATATGTAGCTTTAAAGATATTCCAGTGAGTTACAAATGAGCAGTGAAGCCTTGCAGCCTCAGGACtgagaaaaatacaaacacGCACAAAtcaaatgtcttgtggtgtAAAGACTGATGATACTGTACTTTATGAGGTTGAGTTATTAGTGTGTAACTCATGTAGTTTATGCACAGTCTGTGATGTACTTTTTCTTCTGCTGCACTTTATAAAAGCACATTCTATCTGACGTAATAGTGTGGACATTTCTGAAAGAGTATGTTTATGTAATTTTGCTCTGGCAACTTAAGATACTGaaataaatcatgttttaaAACTATAACTGTTTGTTTGCCTGTTACATTAAAGCTGATGCTTAAACAATtacttgattaattgattagacGGTTTAGTTTAGAGGTCAGCCttgagatagggtgaggagctcagacatccggagagagctcggagtagagctgctgatccttcgcatcgaaaggggtcagttgaggttgCTCAGGCATCTGATGCCTTCTGgacgcctcctgttagaggtgttccaggcacgtctcactggtaggaggcccctgTGCAGACCCAGAatacactggagggattacatatttcTTCTTGCcagggaacgccttggggtcccccaggaggagctggaaagcaatGTtggagagagggacgtctggggtgctgcccctgcgacctggctccagataagcagatgaaactggatggaaggatggatggtTAGCCTCCCCTTACATCCAACTGGtgggaggccccagggcagacccagaacatgctggagggattgtACATCTCGTCTGAGCGGGGAAcgcctcaggatcccccaggaggagctggaaagtgttgctgaggagagaGGCGTTTGGAGtaccttgctcagcctgctggcTCCGCAACCCAGCTttggataagtggttgaaaatggatggatggatttagtTCAGTCATTTATCAAGCCAAAATGCCAGACAGTCTGGATCCAGCTGTAAAAATGTGGGAATTTGCAGCTTTAAATATCAAAGTAAATAACTGATGTTACATGCTGGCACATAAAAGAAGGTCTTTTTGGGATGTTGGGCTCTGGGAACTTGGGAtgagcattttacattgttttctGATAGCTGTGCCAAACAATTAGGCTATTGATTTATCGAGAAAAAAGAAAGCAGCAGATTGATCAGTGACTAAAATGATCATTACAGTCCTTAAAATGACtcgtttttttaaaattaaattaccaTGGTAAGGACTGGCAGTTTCATTTGCTTTAAATTTGTCACAGaggtatatatataaaacatataGTCTATGCTACAAAACGATACGTTATTAGCATTAATGCTGGGCGAAAAGATTTCAGCATATATTCGTCTTTATACGGCCAACAGACATGCTGAATCATGATCTGTGCATACCATGGTGCATGCTCTCAAACCAAATGCGTTTTTACCGCTGCGCTGGTCACATGATATGGGCGGAAACT encodes the following:
- the ndufs8b gene encoding NADH:ubiquinone oxidoreductase core subunit S8b, whose protein sequence is MPVAHHKLVTEMSTTLSLRLLHCYSKPGTFGPGVIRPFSLSVQREGYKYVNAQEPVTDLRSITDRAATTLLWTELFRGLAMTMSYLFREPATINYPFEKGPLSPRFRGEHALRRYPNGEERCIACKLCEAICPAQAITIEAETRADGSRRTTRYDIDMTKCIYCGFCQEACPVDAIVEGPNFEFSTETHEELLYNKEKLLNNGDRWEAEIAANIKADYLYR